Proteins co-encoded in one Ruegeria pomeroyi DSS-3 genomic window:
- a CDS encoding LysE family translocator: MTWEAWISLVLVAGVAIVTPGPGNLNTLRRAVELGYRSAIFSVMGNAAGLMVLGAATGIGLLAMLIASPGAWALFQWVGIGFLLFLGAQMILTSSHVCTASTPASRRTRFHLFAEAAGVSALNPKAALFFVAIFPLYTDPDRPMPLQVFLIVATCLSISVMSHALYILLAHQMRPHLSRPASYRAFRLCSGLVMLGLALWLLMQNVAGTEVAG; encoded by the coding sequence ATGACCTGGGAGGCATGGATATCCCTCGTTCTGGTCGCAGGCGTCGCTATCGTCACGCCGGGGCCGGGGAACCTGAACACGCTTCGCCGGGCGGTCGAGCTGGGATACCGAAGCGCCATCTTCAGTGTCATGGGCAATGCTGCGGGCCTGATGGTGCTGGGGGCCGCGACTGGCATTGGCTTGCTCGCGATGCTGATCGCCTCGCCGGGTGCCTGGGCGCTGTTTCAATGGGTGGGCATCGGGTTCCTGCTGTTTCTTGGCGCGCAAATGATCCTGACTTCTTCACATGTCTGCACGGCGTCTACCCCGGCATCACGTCGCACGAGGTTTCACCTCTTTGCCGAAGCGGCCGGCGTCTCTGCTCTGAACCCGAAGGCAGCGCTGTTTTTCGTCGCCATCTTCCCGCTCTATACCGACCCGGACCGGCCAATGCCGCTCCAGGTTTTCCTGATCGTTGCCACATGCCTGAGCATCTCGGTGATGTCGCATGCGCTTTACATCCTTCTGGCACATCAGATGCGCCCGCATCTGAGCCGCCCGGCATCGTATCGCGCGTTCCGGCTGTGTTCGGGATTGGTCATGCTTGGCCTTGCCCTGTGGTTGTTGATGCAGAATGTTGCAGGGACCGAGGTTGCCGGATGA
- a CDS encoding molybdopterin guanine dinucleotide-containing S/N-oxide reductase — protein sequence MSKQTRELLTSTHWGTYRVEVKDGKVTALRGFEEDPDPSAIGPGIVDVLDGPTRITAPMVRKGWLEGGPGAAGDRRGADDFVEITWDEANRIVANELDRVRKTHGNRAIYAGSYGWASAGRFHHAQSQLKRFLNCIGGFTGSKNTYSFAAAEVVVPHILGDFRTYIDTTTSWASIASDCELFVAFGGVPLKNGQISQGGTGAHVQRGGLLAAHEAGVRFVNISPLRSDILDRVGADWLAIRPSTDVALMLALAHVLLNEGLHDPDFLDRFTVGFDRFAAYLRGGTDGQAKTPEWAAEICGIPAGTIAKLARDMAASRTMISTAWALTRQDHGEQPFWAAIALAAMLGQIGLPGTGIGFGYSAMNNTGLNRRQINYASFPQGRNPVPDFIPVARVTEMLENPGGRFEYDGKTYEYPDIRLVWWAGGNPFHHHQDLNRMRRAWARPETIIANEWCWNALAQHADIVLPCTTPLERSDIALTPKDPYQVVMDQAILPVGQARDDHGIFRGVAAEMGVEDMFTEGKSAGEWQRWLWDVSRQQAAEQGVELPGWDRLQRDGWIRVPAPAAPTIMLEAFRTDPTANPLATPSGKIEIYSETIAGFGYDDCPGHPAWMEPAEWLGRADPGQLHMISNQPRNKLHSQLDHGSVSRADRPKGVEPVMMHPADAAARKLTGGQIVRLHNTRGACLAELRLSDAIRPGVIQIATGAWLDPQGDLCRRGNPNMLTLDKGTSKLAQGPIAHSCLVMVEACAEA from the coding sequence ATGTCCAAACAAACCCGTGAGCTTCTTACCAGCACCCATTGGGGCACATACCGGGTCGAGGTGAAGGACGGCAAGGTAACAGCACTGCGCGGGTTCGAGGAAGACCCCGATCCTTCGGCTATTGGTCCGGGCATCGTCGATGTGCTGGACGGGCCAACCCGGATCACCGCACCAATGGTGCGCAAGGGCTGGCTGGAGGGTGGCCCGGGTGCGGCGGGCGACCGGCGCGGGGCCGACGATTTCGTCGAGATTACCTGGGACGAGGCCAACCGGATTGTCGCGAACGAGCTGGACCGTGTCCGAAAGACCCATGGGAACCGGGCGATCTATGCCGGCTCCTATGGCTGGGCCAGCGCCGGACGGTTTCACCATGCGCAAAGCCAGCTTAAACGGTTCCTGAACTGCATCGGCGGATTCACCGGATCGAAGAACACTTACTCCTTCGCAGCCGCCGAGGTCGTTGTGCCCCATATCCTCGGCGACTTCCGGACCTATATCGACACGACCACAAGCTGGGCAAGCATCGCGTCGGATTGCGAGCTCTTTGTTGCCTTTGGCGGGGTGCCTCTGAAGAACGGCCAGATCAGCCAGGGCGGCACCGGCGCGCATGTGCAGAGGGGCGGGCTTCTGGCCGCCCATGAGGCAGGCGTCAGGTTCGTGAACATCTCGCCCCTGCGCTCGGATATTCTCGATCGCGTCGGGGCGGATTGGCTGGCCATCCGGCCCAGCACCGATGTGGCGCTGATGCTGGCGCTGGCCCATGTCCTGCTGAACGAGGGTTTGCACGATCCCGACTTCCTCGACCGCTTTACCGTTGGTTTTGATCGCTTCGCGGCGTATCTTAGGGGCGGAACGGACGGGCAGGCCAAAACGCCCGAATGGGCGGCAGAGATCTGCGGGATACCGGCCGGAACCATTGCAAAGCTGGCCCGTGACATGGCCGCCAGCCGCACGATGATCTCGACGGCCTGGGCGCTGACACGGCAGGATCACGGCGAACAACCCTTTTGGGCGGCGATTGCGCTGGCCGCGATGCTGGGGCAAATCGGCCTGCCAGGTACCGGTATCGGCTTCGGCTATTCGGCGATGAACAATACCGGGCTGAACCGGCGCCAGATCAACTATGCGTCCTTTCCACAGGGCCGGAACCCGGTCCCGGATTTCATTCCCGTGGCACGTGTCACCGAGATGCTGGAAAATCCAGGGGGGCGGTTCGAGTATGACGGCAAGACCTACGAATACCCCGACATCCGACTGGTCTGGTGGGCGGGTGGCAACCCGTTTCACCACCATCAGGACCTGAACAGGATGCGCCGTGCCTGGGCCCGACCCGAGACGATCATCGCCAACGAATGGTGCTGGAATGCCCTGGCACAACACGCCGATATCGTGCTGCCCTGTACCACCCCGCTTGAGCGTAGCGATATCGCCTTGACACCCAAGGACCCCTACCAGGTGGTGATGGATCAAGCCATCTTGCCCGTCGGACAAGCACGGGACGACCACGGCATCTTTCGCGGGGTCGCTGCCGAGATGGGGGTGGAAGACATGTTTACCGAAGGCAAAAGCGCCGGGGAATGGCAGCGCTGGCTCTGGGATGTCTCGCGCCAGCAGGCGGCGGAACAGGGTGTGGAATTGCCCGGCTGGGACAGGTTGCAGCGGGACGGCTGGATCCGGGTTCCCGCCCCCGCTGCACCGACGATCATGCTGGAAGCCTTCCGCACCGACCCGACAGCCAATCCTTTGGCGACGCCTTCGGGCAAGATCGAGATCTATTCCGAAACTATCGCGGGCTTCGGCTATGACGATTGCCCCGGCCACCCGGCCTGGATGGAGCCTGCCGAATGGCTGGGCCGCGCTGACCCGGGCCAGTTGCACATGATCTCGAACCAGCCGCGCAACAAGCTGCACAGCCAGCTGGACCACGGCTCGGTCAGTCGCGCCGATCGTCCCAAAGGCGTCGAACCGGTCATGATGCATCCGGCTGATGCCGCCGCACGCAAACTGACGGGCGGCCAGATCGTACGCCTGCACAACACACGCGGAGCCTGTCTGGCTGAATTGAGGCTGAGCGACGCCATCCGCCCCGGCGTGATCCAGATCGCCACTGGCGCCTGGCTCGACCCCCAGGGTGACCTCTGCCGCCGTGGCAACCCCAACATGCTCACCCTCGACAAGGGCACATCGAAACTGGCTCAGGGACCAATCGCCCATTCCTGTCTGGTAATGGTCGAAGCCTGTGCAGAAGCGTAG